A genomic window from Silene latifolia isolate original U9 population chromosome Y, ASM4854445v1, whole genome shotgun sequence includes:
- the LOC141630360 gene encoding uncharacterized protein LOC141630360 — MRREFVPEHVHSKLGEEFDDFKMTPDMTVVEYYHKFNEKSRYVEDIGLNQESLALRFEKGLTYKIMGDVIGYLVKDLLNLLLQEPLPSLNKAYSTLIQEEGVRGRTNERVAGARDGKNRAEPVGFAAQYNSVPVAVNRMEEDKKKEGETTRPYYDGCNKFGHTHARCFDIIGYPKGWRDRTRGGGRGGRGNSRGGGRGAGNSARVNDSAESQEEYVTVLKEKWEAFVNHSKGSTSNTRMNGKTEFEIFWLLDSGATHHMTGCYDLLENLQEIEPCMITLPNGKHARATKKGSAKLFDDLILTNMLFVPDFHRNLVSVFQLMLELNCTVNFTNDNSVLQDRVSMKIIGKGEQRGRLYSLRGAVKPRVMACRKEGNDGNLWHLRHPRKDGDKFESRSRRCILVGFPFGRKGWEVYDLDTKQFFVSRDVVFDELIFPYRVDNMDNTTHKHDLFDVDDDAEFILTDVDVDPHVERVVERAEETGVADREAAAPGNAIGQLTQQAEEVEYGRGKRAHIPWSRYSDDEYVTVGGRVISNTEKYSSSPSDLMPSSASGAPYSLTHFISSDKFSVRHRSFVAAIDGNVEPRSFREAMKDNHWCDAMNHEIEALIRNGTWEIVDLPKGKKAIGNKWVYKVKLKADGSVVRFKARLVVLGNRQEEGVDFFETFASTAKMVTVRTFLALAASKRWELHQMDVHNAFLHGDLEE, encoded by the exons ATGCGCCGAGAGTTTGTGCCTGAGCATGTTCATAGTAAGCTgggagaggagtttgatgatttcaaaatGACTCCGGATATGACTGTGGttgagtactatcataagtttaatgagaagtctaggtatgtaGAGGATATCGGGTTGAACCAGGAGAGcttagcgctgagatttgagaagggctTAACCTACAAGATAATGGGAGACGTTATCG GTTACTTGGTTAAAGATCTTTTG AATCTATTGCTGCAAGAACCTCTACCTTCCCTCAATAAAGCCTATTCGACCCTGATTCAAGAAGAGGGAGTTCGTGGAAGGACGAATGAGCGTGTTGCAGGTGCTAGGGACGGCAAAAATAGGGCAGAACCAGTAGGTTTTGCTGCTCAATACAATAGCGTTCCAGTTGCGGTCAACCGTATGGAGGAAGATAAGAAGAAAGAAGGAGAAACTACTCGACCTTATTACGATGGTTGCAATAAATTTGGGCACACTCATGCTAGATGTTTCGACATTATAGGCTATCCAAAGGGATGGAGAGATAGAACCCGCGGTGGAGGACGGGGAGGCCGTGGTAACAGCAGAGGCGGTGGCAGAGGCGCGGGAAATAGCGCCCGTGTGAATGACAGTGCCGAGAGCCAAGAAGAGTATGTTACTGTTTTGAAAGAGAAATGGGAAGCATTCGTTAATCACTCAAAGGGATCGACTTCCAACACTCGAATGAATGGTAAGACGGAATTTGAAATTTTTTGGTTACTCGATTCTGGTGCCACGCATCACATGACAGGTTGCTACGATTTATTGGAGAATTTGCAAGAGATTGAGCCTTGCATGATAACACTTCCCAATGGGAAGCATGCTAGGGCAACTAAGAAAGGCAGTGCAAAATTGTTCGATGATTTAATTTTAACCAATATGTTATTTGTGCCCGACTTTCATCGCAACCTTGTCTCGGTTTTTCAGCTGATGTTAGAGCTTAATTGTACGGTCAATTTCACTAATGATAATTCCGTTTTGCAGGACCGTGTATCGATGAAGATAATTGGCAAGGGTGAACAAAGAGGGAGGCTATACTCACTTCGGGGAGCTGTTAAGCCGCGTGTAATGGCTTGCCGAAAGGAAGGAAATGATGGGAATTTGTGGCATCTCCG ACATCCACGCAAAGACGGTGATAAGTTTGAGTCTAGAAGTAGGCGTTGCATTTTAGTCGGTTTTCCCTTTGGTCGGAAAGGATGGGAGGTTTATGACTTAGATACAAAACAATTCTTTGTGTCTAGggatgttgtttttgatgagttGATTTTTCCATATAGAGTCGATAATATGGATAATACTACTCATAAGCATGATTTATTTGACGTTGATGATGATGCGGAATTTATTTTGACGGATGTGGATGTCGACCCACATGTTGAGCGTGTTGTTGAACGCGCTGAGGAAACGGGAGTGGCTGACCGTGAAGCAGCTGCTCCTGGAAACGCCATTGGGCAGTTAACCCAGCAGGCCGAGGAAGTAGAGTATGGGAGAGGTAAACGGGCACATATACCATGGTCTAGATACAGTGACGATGAGTATGTGACAGTGGGTGGTCGGGTCATAAGCAACACCGAAAAGTATAGCTCCTCTCCTAGTGATCTCATGCCTTCGTCTGCATCAGGTGCGCCGTATTCCTTAACGCATTTTATTTCTAGTGATAAGTTTTCTGTACGACACCGCTCTTTTGTTGCAGCTATTGATGGTAATGTAGAGCCCAGGTCGTTTCGTGAAGCCATGAAAGATAATCACTGGTGTGATGCCATGAACCATGAAATTGAAGCTTTAATTCGTAATGGGACATGGGAAATAGTTGATTTACCTAAGGGTAAAAAAGCGATTGGCAATAAATGGGTCTACAAAGTGAAGCTCAAAGCTGATGGATCGGTGGTACGGTTTAAAGCTCGTCTTGTGGTACTCGGAAATAGACAAGAGGAGGGCGTAGATTTTTTTGAGACATTTGCTTCGACTGCGAAAATGGTAACCGTCCGTACTTTCCTTGCTCTAGCTGCTTCCAAACGTTGGGAATTGCATCAAATGGATGTGCATAATGCTTTCCTTCACGGTGATTTGGAAGAATAG